Proteins encoded together in one Bacteroidia bacterium window:
- a CDS encoding methionyl-tRNA formyltransferase has protein sequence MIKDIRIVYMGTPDFAVAPLKTLVEAGYNIVGVVTVPDKPAGRGQKVQSSPVKIYAQEKGLKILQPEKLKNPDFINEFVSLSPDIAVVVAFRMLPESIWSIPRLGTFNLHASLLPHYRGAAPINWAIINGEKKTGVTTFLIDKEIDTGNIIYREEIDIDSNHTAGDIHDKLMVIGAKLVLKTVQSLTEKKVNPIDQQLFIQKGEQVKSAPKIFRETCRIDWTKTASDVHNFIRGLSPYPGAWTELIFEDGAIVQVKLLKSVEIEKNHQHTNGSVLIEGKNTFNVACDNGFVSIIEMQLAGKRPMKINEFLNGLRNIAPIKMI, from the coding sequence ATGATCAAGGATATTAGGATTGTATATATGGGGACTCCCGATTTTGCGGTTGCCCCACTAAAAACCTTAGTTGAGGCTGGTTACAATATCGTTGGTGTAGTTACAGTACCTGATAAACCCGCTGGCAGGGGACAAAAAGTTCAATCATCCCCAGTAAAGATTTACGCTCAAGAGAAAGGTTTAAAAATATTACAACCAGAGAAACTAAAAAATCCCGATTTCATTAATGAGTTTGTCTCATTAAGTCCTGATATAGCCGTAGTTGTTGCATTCAGAATGTTACCCGAATCAATTTGGTCGATACCTAGATTGGGAACATTTAACCTCCACGCTTCTCTCCTACCCCATTACAGAGGTGCTGCTCCAATTAATTGGGCGATTATTAATGGTGAGAAAAAAACTGGCGTTACTACTTTTCTTATAGATAAAGAGATTGATACAGGAAATATTATTTACAGGGAAGAGATAGATATTGATTCGAACCATACTGCTGGGGATATTCATGATAAACTAATGGTTATTGGAGCAAAACTGGTTCTAAAAACGGTTCAATCCCTTACTGAAAAAAAGGTTAACCCAATTGATCAACAACTATTTATTCAGAAAGGCGAACAGGTCAAATCTGCACCTAAGATTTTTAGAGAAACCTGTCGTATCGATTGGACTAAAACAGCATCTGATGTTCATAATTTTATCAGGGGCTTAAGTCCTTACCCTGGAGCTTGGACAGAGTTGATATTTGAAGATGGAGCGATAGTTCAGGTTAAACTATTGAAATCAGTTGAAATCGAAAAAAATCACCAACATACAAACGGATCTGTTTTAATCGAAGGAAAAAATACATTTAATGTTGCCTGTGATAATGGCTTTGTTAGTATTATCGAAATGCAACTGGCTGGCAAGCGTCCTATGAAAATCAATGAATTTTTAAATGGGCTTCGAAACATCGCACCAATTAAAATGATTTGA
- a CDS encoding glucosaminidase domain-containing protein has product MKLINLLILLLVFPVLTIAQKRLTREEYIDNYKDIAIYQMKTKGVPASIILAQGLLESDNGNSKLAIKANNHFGIKCHKTWNGSTVYMDDDTRNECFRKYSNPETSYKDHSDFLRGARRYSFLFDLDPSNYKGWAYGLKKAGYATNPHYAEMLIKIIEDNSLYIYDKGISVEVESPTKGMGDLVDIDHFVIDMNKHRKIFTRNRIKYIIVRKGDDYASLTKELELLPWQLFKYNELNKDSALREGQEIYIQPKRCRAEINHSVHVVDKDETMYSISQLYGIKLKSLYRKNRMKIGEQPEVGQVIQLRKRKPKDK; this is encoded by the coding sequence ATGAAGTTGATTAACCTATTGATTCTACTATTAGTTTTTCCAGTTTTGACCATCGCTCAAAAGAGGTTAACACGTGAAGAATATATTGATAATTATAAGGATATTGCTATTTATCAAATGAAAACGAAAGGAGTGCCTGCTAGTATTATTCTAGCTCAAGGACTGTTGGAGAGCGATAATGGGAATAGCAAGTTGGCAATAAAAGCGAATAATCATTTTGGGATAAAATGTCATAAGACATGGAACGGTTCTACTGTATATATGGATGACGATACTCGAAATGAGTGCTTTAGAAAATATAGTAATCCAGAAACATCATATAAAGATCATTCAGATTTTTTGAGGGGTGCACGTAGATACTCTTTTTTATTTGATCTCGATCCATCCAATTATAAGGGATGGGCTTATGGACTCAAGAAGGCTGGCTATGCCACAAACCCACATTATGCTGAAATGCTTATAAAAATTATAGAAGATAATAGTTTATATATATATGATAAGGGGATTTCCGTTGAAGTTGAGTCACCAACCAAGGGTATGGGGGATTTGGTTGATATCGATCACTTTGTAATTGACATGAATAAGCACCGGAAAATATTCACTCGTAACAGGATTAAGTATATTATAGTAAGGAAAGGTGATGATTACGCAAGTTTAACCAAAGAACTTGAATTATTGCCATGGCAGTTATTTAAGTATAATGAATTAAATAAGGATTCTGCATTAAGGGAGGGACAGGAGATTTATATTCAACCGAAACGGTGTAGAGCCGAAATAAACCACTCAGTGCATGTAGTTGATAAGGACGAAACCATGTATTCAATTTCTCAATTGTATGGGATTAAGTTAAAAAGTTTATACCGCAAGAATAGGATGAAAATAGGAGAACAACCCGAGGTAGGGCAAGTAATTCAATTGAGGAAACGTAAGCCTAAGGATAAGTAA
- the cdd gene encoding cytidine deaminase produces MKAVKESGFKFIEYSNKGELNPEDIQLVDLAIDAQKTSYSPYSKFKVGAALLLENGEIIQGSNQENGAYPSGLCAERVAIFYAGAKYPGIPIKTIAITASYNNQLTIDPIPPCGACRQVMIESRNIGKKPIKVIMVGSQKTYEIEDVTFLLPFNFSNVNDAVK; encoded by the coding sequence ATGAAAGCAGTCAAAGAATCAGGATTCAAATTTATTGAATATTCTAATAAAGGCGAACTTAACCCAGAAGATATTCAATTAGTCGACTTAGCTATTGATGCTCAAAAAACAAGTTATTCCCCTTACTCTAAATTTAAAGTTGGAGCAGCCCTTTTATTGGAAAATGGAGAAATAATTCAGGGGAGTAACCAAGAAAACGGTGCATATCCATCAGGGCTTTGCGCTGAAAGAGTTGCAATTTTTTATGCTGGAGCAAAATACCCGGGTATTCCTATAAAAACAATTGCAATCACCGCCAGCTATAATAATCAACTAACTATCGATCCCATACCGCCTTGCGGAGCTTGTCGTCAGGTAATGATTGAATCAAGAAATATTGGAAAAAAACCAATAAAGGTAATAATGGTAGGTAGTCAAAAGACTTACGAAATTGAAGATGTTACTTTTCTACTTCCATTCAATTTTTCTAACGTCAACGATGCTGTGAAGTAG
- a CDS encoding RNA pseudouridine synthase — translation MNFTPDRILYEDNHIIAVNKTNHDIVQSDKTGDEPLIEQIKSVIKFRDKKPGSVYLEVIHRIDRPVSGVVLFAKTSKVLPRMNKLFHDGQVKKIYWAVVKNIPPKESDTLIHYLLRNTKQNKSYVFDTVKPDSKESKLIYKVLGKTSNYFLLEIELLTGRHHQIRSQLAKIGCPIKGDLKYGFPRSNPDGGIHLHSRLVSFIHPVSGEFIEIVAQTPEDVLWKEFLAL, via the coding sequence ATGAATTTTACACCTGATCGTATCCTTTATGAGGATAACCATATTATTGCCGTAAATAAGACTAATCACGATATTGTTCAAAGTGATAAAACTGGTGATGAACCACTTATTGAGCAGATAAAATCGGTTATAAAATTTCGAGACAAAAAACCAGGGAGTGTTTACCTTGAGGTGATTCATCGAATTGACAGACCTGTTAGCGGGGTGGTGCTTTTTGCGAAAACAAGTAAGGTTTTACCTAGAATGAATAAACTTTTTCATGATGGACAGGTAAAAAAAATCTATTGGGCAGTTGTAAAAAATATTCCGCCTAAAGAGAGTGATACTTTAATCCATTATTTATTAAGAAACACCAAGCAAAATAAGTCCTACGTATTTGATACTGTTAAACCAGATTCGAAGGAATCTAAACTTATTTATAAGGTGCTAGGAAAAACAAGCAATTACTTTCTACTTGAAATAGAACTTTTAACAGGTAGACATCACCAGATAAGAAGCCAACTTGCAAAGATTGGATGCCCAATTAAGGGTGATCTAAAGTATGGCTTTCCTCGATCAAACCCTGATGGGGGTATTCATCTTCATTCAAGGTTGGTAAGTTTTATCCATCCAGTTAGTGGTGAGTTTATTGAAATTGTTGCACAAACTCCAGAGGATGTTCTTTGGAAGGAATTTTTGGCTTTGTAG
- the panB gene encoding 3-methyl-2-oxobutanoate hydroxymethyltransferase, whose product MSIEGKARIVTTHVLGEMKHRGEKISMLTAYDFSMARILDAAGIDVILVGDSASNVMAGYESTLPITLDQMIYHASSVVRAIKRALIVVDMPFGSYQGNSKLALNSAIRIMKESGADAVKLEGGREIVESVTRILSAGIPVMGHLGLTPQSIHKFGTYVVRAKDEDEADKLVEDAQILQETGCFSIVLEKIPAKLGAKVARDLKIPVIGIGAGNGVDGQVLVTHDMLGITQEFSPRFLRRYHNLYAEMLGAFQSYINDVKNSDFPNEKEQY is encoded by the coding sequence ATGTCAATAGAAGGCAAAGCTCGAATTGTTACAACTCACGTGTTGGGTGAAATGAAGCATAGAGGGGAAAAAATATCAATGCTAACAGCGTATGATTTTTCAATGGCAAGAATACTTGATGCTGCTGGTATTGATGTGATTCTAGTTGGGGACTCCGCATCCAATGTAATGGCAGGTTATGAATCGACACTGCCGATTACCCTTGATCAGATGATATATCATGCATCTTCTGTAGTGCGTGCAATTAAAAGAGCGTTAATAGTTGTTGATATGCCGTTTGGATCATATCAGGGTAATTCGAAATTAGCCTTAAACTCAGCAATACGTATAATGAAGGAGAGCGGTGCTGATGCTGTAAAACTTGAAGGAGGAAGGGAAATAGTAGAGTCTGTAACACGAATACTTTCCGCAGGTATTCCTGTTATGGGGCATCTTGGCCTTACACCGCAATCAATTCATAAATTTGGAACTTATGTTGTTCGTGCAAAGGATGAGGATGAGGCGGATAAACTGGTTGAAGATGCTCAAATTCTTCAGGAAACAGGCTGTTTCTCAATTGTTCTTGAAAAAATACCTGCAAAATTAGGTGCTAAAGTTGCTCGTGATTTAAAAATTCCAGTAATAGGTATTGGTGCTGGTAATGGTGTAGATGGCCAGGTACTTGTAACACATGATATGCTTGGAATTACTCAAGAATTTTCTCCAAGATTTTTAAGACGCTATCATAACCTTTATGCAGAGATGCTAGGTGCCTTTCAGTCGTATATAAATGATGTTAAGAATTCCGATTTTCCTAACGAAAAAGAACAATATTAG